The following proteins come from a genomic window of Dermacentor albipictus isolate Rhodes 1998 colony chromosome 8, USDA_Dalb.pri_finalv2, whole genome shotgun sequence:
- the LOC135913737 gene encoding zinc finger protein 1-like isoform X7, whose amino-acid sequence MQCATAEEICLYQNGESAFHHFHLAQTGLTNAMSLAESIAAKMVCHTPSEAIGQVEVGTQCSFPLADKSVGCCFRAGSESRSVQTTETVDQSSYPSVVIDTLATRESIDENPDGTTTASNAGERVMDPPPQVKRGGGAARPISPSTATGDNSQQGCLHQDRLCDYQADKRFCLEAHSRVHTGTHLYTCHLCPKFFFRKHHLKRHLCVHTGDRPFKCPLCLRGFVQRSKVKEHLRTHTGEKPWQCPSCPRRFSQKSSMEEHLCTHTGEKPFKCPSCPLSFSRKSSMEDHFAHSHR is encoded by the exons gcctcacTAATGCGATGAGCCTAGCTGAAAGTATCGCTGCCAAAATGGTATGCCACACCCCTTCGGAGGCCATCGGTCAGGTTGAGGTTGGCACGCAGTGCAGCTTCCCTCTGGCTGACAAGTCTGTTGGGTGCTGCTTCAGAGCAGGCAGCGAGTCAAGGAGTGTGCAGACTACAGAGACTGTGGATCAGTCGAGCTACCCCTCAG TTGTTATTGACACCTTGGCCACGCGGGAGAGCATTGACGAGAATCCTGATG GGACCACCACTGCGTCAAACGCTGGCGAGAGGGTAATGGACCCACCGCCACAAGTGAAAAGAGGTGGCGGAG CAGCAAGGCCTATTTCTCCATCAACAGCCACTGGTGACAATTCACAGCAGGGATGCCTCCACCAAGATCGTCTCTGTGACTATCAGGCTGATAAACGGTTTTGTCTGGAAGCTCATTCCAGGGTCCATACTGGCACGCATCTGTATACGTGCCATTTGTGCCCTAAGTTCTTCTTTAGAAAACACCACCTGAAGAGGCACTTGTGCGTCCACACAGGTGACCGGCCATTTAAATGTCCTTTATGCCTTCGGGGATTCGTACAACGGTCCAAGGTCAAggaacacctgcgcacccacacggGTGAAAAGCCATGGCAGTGTCCTTCATGCCCTCGAAGGTTCTCGCAAAAGTCCAGCATGGAAGAACACctgtgcacccacacaggcgagaagccatttaaATGCCCTTCATGCCCCCTGAGCTTCTCGCGCAAGTCCAGCATGGAAGACCACTTTGCGCactcacacaggtga
- the LOC135913737 gene encoding zinc finger protein interacting with ribonucleoprotein K-like isoform X6, with amino-acid sequence MQCATAEEICLYQNGESAFHHFHLAQTGLTNAMSLAESIAAKMVCHTPSEAIGQVEVGTQCSFPLADKSVGCCFRAGSESRSVQTTETVDQSSYPSVVIDTLATRESIDENPDGTTTASNAGERVMDPPPQVKRGGGASRPSISPSTASGDNSQQGRLRQDHLCDREAARPISPSTATGDNSQQGCLHQDRLCDYQADKRFCLEAHSRVHTGTHLYTCHLCPKFFFRKHHLKRHLCVHTGDRPFKCPLCLRGFVQRSKVKEHLRTHTGEKPWQCPSCPRRFSQKSSMEEHLCTHTGEKPFKCPSCPLSFSRKSSMEDHFAHSHR; translated from the exons gcctcacTAATGCGATGAGCCTAGCTGAAAGTATCGCTGCCAAAATGGTATGCCACACCCCTTCGGAGGCCATCGGTCAGGTTGAGGTTGGCACGCAGTGCAGCTTCCCTCTGGCTGACAAGTCTGTTGGGTGCTGCTTCAGAGCAGGCAGCGAGTCAAGGAGTGTGCAGACTACAGAGACTGTGGATCAGTCGAGCTACCCCTCAG TTGTTATTGACACCTTGGCCACGCGGGAGAGCATTGACGAGAATCCTGATG GGACCACCACTGCGTCAAACGCTGGCGAGAGGGTAATGGACCCACCGCCACAAGTGAAAAGAGGTGGCGGAG CATCGAGGCCTTCTATTTCTCCATCAACAGCCAGTGGTGACAATTCACAGCAGGGACGCCTCCGCCAAGATCATCTCTGTGACCGTGAGGCTG CAAGGCCTATTTCTCCATCAACAGCCACTGGTGACAATTCACAGCAGGGATGCCTCCACCAAGATCGTCTCTGTGACTATCAGGCTGATAAACGGTTTTGTCTGGAAGCTCATTCCAGGGTCCATACTGGCACGCATCTGTATACGTGCCATTTGTGCCCTAAGTTCTTCTTTAGAAAACACCACCTGAAGAGGCACTTGTGCGTCCACACAGGTGACCGGCCATTTAAATGTCCTTTATGCCTTCGGGGATTCGTACAACGGTCCAAGGTCAAggaacacctgcgcacccacacggGTGAAAAGCCATGGCAGTGTCCTTCATGCCCTCGAAGGTTCTCGCAAAAGTCCAGCATGGAAGAACACctgtgcacccacacaggcgagaagccatttaaATGCCCTTCATGCCCCCTGAGCTTCTCGCGCAAGTCCAGCATGGAAGACCACTTTGCGCactcacacaggtga
- the LOC135913737 gene encoding zinc finger protein 84-like isoform X4, with protein sequence MQCATAEEICLYQNGESAFHHFHLAQTGLTNAMSLAESIAAKMVCHTPSEAIGQVEVGTQCSFPLADKSVGCCFRAGSESRSVQTTETVDQSSYPSASRPSISPSTASGDNSQQGRLRQDHLCDREAGKLFRLDPHSRIHTGERSFKCNLCPKSFLKSDHLKRHLCVHTGERPFQCPSCLQTFTRKANLKAHLRTHTGEKPWQCPSCPQSFSHKSSMKSHVRTHTGEKPFQCPLCPQSFSHKVSMKSHLRTHTGEKPWQCPSCLQSFSHKSSMTDHLRNHTNEKPFQCPSCPQSFSRKSTMRGHLRTHTGEKPFQCPSCLQSFSRKTDLKTHLRTHTGEKPFQCPSCPRSFSQMTNLKDHLRTHTGEKPFQCPSCLQSFAVKSNLKVHLRTHTGEKPFQCPSCPQSFSHKSSMNKHLRSHTDGKPFQCTSCLQSFSRKTHLKTHLRTHASEKP encoded by the exons gcctcacTAATGCGATGAGCCTAGCTGAAAGTATCGCTGCCAAAATGGTATGCCACACCCCTTCGGAGGCCATCGGTCAGGTTGAGGTTGGCACGCAGTGCAGCTTCCCTCTGGCTGACAAGTCTGTTGGGTGCTGCTTCAGAGCAGGCAGCGAGTCAAGGAGTGTGCAGACTACAGAGACTGTGGATCAGTCGAGCTACCCCTCAG CATCGAGGCCTTCTATTTCTCCATCAACAGCCAGTGGTGACAATTCACAGCAGGGACGCCTCCGCCAAGATCATCTCTGTGACCGTGAGGCTGGTAAACTGTTTCGTCTGGATCCTCATTCCAGGATCCACACTGGCGAGCGTTCATTTAAGTGCAATTTGTGCCCTAAGAGCTTCTTAAAAAGTGACCACCTAAAGAGGCACTTGTGCGTCCACACGGGCGAGCGGCCATTTCAATGTCCTTCATGCCTTCAGACGTTCACACGAAAAGCCAACCtaaaagcccacctgcgcacccacacaggtgagaagccttggcagtgcccttcatgccctcaaagcttctcgcACAAGTCCAGTATGAAAAGCCACgtacgcacccacacaggcgagaagccatttcaatgccctttatgccctcaaagcttctcacatAAGGTCAGCATGAAAAGCCacttgcgcacccacacaggtgaaaaGCCGTGGCAGTGTccttcatgccttcagagctTCTCGCATAAGTCCAGCATGACAGATCACCTGCGAAACCACACAAACGaaaagccatttcaatgcccttcatgccctcagagcttctcgcGCAAGTCCACCATGCGGggacacctgcgcacccacacaggcgagaagccatttcaatgcccttcatgtcTTCAGAGTTTCTCGCGAAAGACCGACCTGAAAActcacctgcgcacccacacaggagagaagccatttcagtgcccttcatgccctcggagcttctcacaaatGACAAACCTGAAAGACCACCTGCGCactcacacaggtgagaagccatttcagtgcccttcatgccttcagagctTTGCAGTAAAGAGCAACCTGAaagtccacctgcgcacccacacaggtgagaagccgtttcaatgcccttcatgccctcaaagcttctcgcATAAGTCCAGCATGAACAAACATTTGCGAAGCCACACAGACGGGAAGCCATTTCAATGCACTTCATGCCTTCAAAGCTTCTCACGAAAGACCCACCTGAAaacccacctgcgcacccacgcAAGTGAGAAACCGTGA
- the LOC135913737 gene encoding zinc finger protein interacting with ribonucleoprotein K-like isoform X8, with product MQCATAEEICLYQNGESAFHHFHLAQTGLTNAMSLAESIAAKMVCHTPSEAIGQVEVGTQCSFPLADKSVGCCFRAGSESRSVQTTETVDQSSYPSASRPSISPSTASGDNSQQGRLRQDHLCDREAAARPISPSTATGDNSQQGCLHQDRLCDYQADKRFCLEAHSRVHTGTHLYTCHLCPKFFFRKHHLKRHLCVHTGDRPFKCPLCLRGFVQRSKVKEHLRTHTGEKPWQCPSCPRRFSQKSSMEEHLCTHTGEKPFKCPSCPLSFSRKSSMEDHFAHSHR from the exons gcctcacTAATGCGATGAGCCTAGCTGAAAGTATCGCTGCCAAAATGGTATGCCACACCCCTTCGGAGGCCATCGGTCAGGTTGAGGTTGGCACGCAGTGCAGCTTCCCTCTGGCTGACAAGTCTGTTGGGTGCTGCTTCAGAGCAGGCAGCGAGTCAAGGAGTGTGCAGACTACAGAGACTGTGGATCAGTCGAGCTACCCCTCAG CATCGAGGCCTTCTATTTCTCCATCAACAGCCAGTGGTGACAATTCACAGCAGGGACGCCTCCGCCAAGATCATCTCTGTGACCGTGAGGCTG CAGCAAGGCCTATTTCTCCATCAACAGCCACTGGTGACAATTCACAGCAGGGATGCCTCCACCAAGATCGTCTCTGTGACTATCAGGCTGATAAACGGTTTTGTCTGGAAGCTCATTCCAGGGTCCATACTGGCACGCATCTGTATACGTGCCATTTGTGCCCTAAGTTCTTCTTTAGAAAACACCACCTGAAGAGGCACTTGTGCGTCCACACAGGTGACCGGCCATTTAAATGTCCTTTATGCCTTCGGGGATTCGTACAACGGTCCAAGGTCAAggaacacctgcgcacccacacggGTGAAAAGCCATGGCAGTGTCCTTCATGCCCTCGAAGGTTCTCGCAAAAGTCCAGCATGGAAGAACACctgtgcacccacacaggcgagaagccatttaaATGCCCTTCATGCCCCCTGAGCTTCTCGCGCAAGTCCAGCATGGAAGACCACTTTGCGCactcacacaggtga
- the LOC135913737 gene encoding oocyte zinc finger protein XlCOF6-like isoform X2: MQCATAEEICLYQNGESAFHHFHLAQTGLTNAMSLAESIAAKMVCHTPSEAIGQVEVGTQCSFPLADKSVGCCFRAGSESRSVQTTETVDQSSYPSGTTTASNAGERVMDPPPQVKRGGGASRPSISPSTASGDNSQQGRLRQDHLCDREAGKLFRLDPHSRIHTGERSFKCNLCPKSFLKSDHLKRHLCVHTGERPFQCPSCLQTFTRKANLKAHLRTHTGEKPWQCPSCPQSFSHKSSMKSHVRTHTGEKPFQCPLCPQSFSHKVSMKSHLRTHTGEKPWQCPSCLQSFSHKSSMTDHLRNHTNEKPFQCPSCPQSFSRKSTMRGHLRTHTGEKPFQCPSCLQSFSRKTDLKTHLRTHTGEKPFQCPSCPRSFSQMTNLKDHLRTHTGEKPFQCPSCLQSFAVKSNLKVHLRTHTGEKPFQCPSCPQSFSHKSSMNKHLRSHTDGKPFQCTSCLQSFSRKTHLKTHLRTHASEKP; this comes from the exons gcctcacTAATGCGATGAGCCTAGCTGAAAGTATCGCTGCCAAAATGGTATGCCACACCCCTTCGGAGGCCATCGGTCAGGTTGAGGTTGGCACGCAGTGCAGCTTCCCTCTGGCTGACAAGTCTGTTGGGTGCTGCTTCAGAGCAGGCAGCGAGTCAAGGAGTGTGCAGACTACAGAGACTGTGGATCAGTCGAGCTACCCCTCAG GGACCACCACTGCGTCAAACGCTGGCGAGAGGGTAATGGACCCACCGCCACAAGTGAAAAGAGGTGGCGGAG CATCGAGGCCTTCTATTTCTCCATCAACAGCCAGTGGTGACAATTCACAGCAGGGACGCCTCCGCCAAGATCATCTCTGTGACCGTGAGGCTGGTAAACTGTTTCGTCTGGATCCTCATTCCAGGATCCACACTGGCGAGCGTTCATTTAAGTGCAATTTGTGCCCTAAGAGCTTCTTAAAAAGTGACCACCTAAAGAGGCACTTGTGCGTCCACACGGGCGAGCGGCCATTTCAATGTCCTTCATGCCTTCAGACGTTCACACGAAAAGCCAACCtaaaagcccacctgcgcacccacacaggtgagaagccttggcagtgcccttcatgccctcaaagcttctcgcACAAGTCCAGTATGAAAAGCCACgtacgcacccacacaggcgagaagccatttcaatgccctttatgccctcaaagcttctcacatAAGGTCAGCATGAAAAGCCacttgcgcacccacacaggtgaaaaGCCGTGGCAGTGTccttcatgccttcagagctTCTCGCATAAGTCCAGCATGACAGATCACCTGCGAAACCACACAAACGaaaagccatttcaatgcccttcatgccctcagagcttctcgcGCAAGTCCACCATGCGGggacacctgcgcacccacacaggcgagaagccatttcaatgcccttcatgtcTTCAGAGTTTCTCGCGAAAGACCGACCTGAAAActcacctgcgcacccacacaggagagaagccatttcagtgcccttcatgccctcggagcttctcacaaatGACAAACCTGAAAGACCACCTGCGCactcacacaggtgagaagccatttcagtgcccttcatgccttcagagctTTGCAGTAAAGAGCAACCTGAaagtccacctgcgcacccacacaggtgagaagccgtttcaatgcccttcatgccctcaaagcttctcgcATAAGTCCAGCATGAACAAACATTTGCGAAGCCACACAGACGGGAAGCCATTTCAATGCACTTCATGCCTTCAAAGCTTCTCACGAAAGACCCACCTGAAaacccacctgcgcacccacgcAAGTGAGAAACCGTGA
- the LOC135913737 gene encoding oocyte zinc finger protein XlCOF6-like isoform X1, which yields MQCATAEEICLYQNGESAFHHFHLAQTGLTNAMSLAESIAAKMVCHTPSEAIGQVEVGTQCSFPLADKSVGCCFRAGSESRSVQTTETVDQSSYPSVVIDTLATRESIDENPDGTTTASNAGERVMDPPPQVKRGGGASRPSISPSTASGDNSQQGRLRQDHLCDREAGKLFRLDPHSRIHTGERSFKCNLCPKSFLKSDHLKRHLCVHTGERPFQCPSCLQTFTRKANLKAHLRTHTGEKPWQCPSCPQSFSHKSSMKSHVRTHTGEKPFQCPLCPQSFSHKVSMKSHLRTHTGEKPWQCPSCLQSFSHKSSMTDHLRNHTNEKPFQCPSCPQSFSRKSTMRGHLRTHTGEKPFQCPSCLQSFSRKTDLKTHLRTHTGEKPFQCPSCPRSFSQMTNLKDHLRTHTGEKPFQCPSCLQSFAVKSNLKVHLRTHTGEKPFQCPSCPQSFSHKSSMNKHLRSHTDGKPFQCTSCLQSFSRKTHLKTHLRTHASEKP from the exons gcctcacTAATGCGATGAGCCTAGCTGAAAGTATCGCTGCCAAAATGGTATGCCACACCCCTTCGGAGGCCATCGGTCAGGTTGAGGTTGGCACGCAGTGCAGCTTCCCTCTGGCTGACAAGTCTGTTGGGTGCTGCTTCAGAGCAGGCAGCGAGTCAAGGAGTGTGCAGACTACAGAGACTGTGGATCAGTCGAGCTACCCCTCAG TTGTTATTGACACCTTGGCCACGCGGGAGAGCATTGACGAGAATCCTGATG GGACCACCACTGCGTCAAACGCTGGCGAGAGGGTAATGGACCCACCGCCACAAGTGAAAAGAGGTGGCGGAG CATCGAGGCCTTCTATTTCTCCATCAACAGCCAGTGGTGACAATTCACAGCAGGGACGCCTCCGCCAAGATCATCTCTGTGACCGTGAGGCTGGTAAACTGTTTCGTCTGGATCCTCATTCCAGGATCCACACTGGCGAGCGTTCATTTAAGTGCAATTTGTGCCCTAAGAGCTTCTTAAAAAGTGACCACCTAAAGAGGCACTTGTGCGTCCACACGGGCGAGCGGCCATTTCAATGTCCTTCATGCCTTCAGACGTTCACACGAAAAGCCAACCtaaaagcccacctgcgcacccacacaggtgagaagccttggcagtgcccttcatgccctcaaagcttctcgcACAAGTCCAGTATGAAAAGCCACgtacgcacccacacaggcgagaagccatttcaatgccctttatgccctcaaagcttctcacatAAGGTCAGCATGAAAAGCCacttgcgcacccacacaggtgaaaaGCCGTGGCAGTGTccttcatgccttcagagctTCTCGCATAAGTCCAGCATGACAGATCACCTGCGAAACCACACAAACGaaaagccatttcaatgcccttcatgccctcagagcttctcgcGCAAGTCCACCATGCGGggacacctgcgcacccacacaggcgagaagccatttcaatgcccttcatgtcTTCAGAGTTTCTCGCGAAAGACCGACCTGAAAActcacctgcgcacccacacaggagagaagccatttcagtgcccttcatgccctcggagcttctcacaaatGACAAACCTGAAAGACCACCTGCGCactcacacaggtgagaagccatttcagtgcccttcatgccttcagagctTTGCAGTAAAGAGCAACCTGAaagtccacctgcgcacccacacaggtgagaagccgtttcaatgcccttcatgccctcaaagcttctcgcATAAGTCCAGCATGAACAAACATTTGCGAAGCCACACAGACGGGAAGCCATTTCAATGCACTTCATGCCTTCAAAGCTTCTCACGAAAGACCCACCTGAAaacccacctgcgcacccacgcAAGTGAGAAACCGTGA
- the LOC135913737 gene encoding zinc finger protein interacting with ribonucleoprotein K-like isoform X5: MQCATAEEICLYQNGESAFHHFHLAQTGLTNAMSLAESIAAKMVCHTPSEAIGQVEVGTQCSFPLADKSVGCCFRAGSESRSVQTTETVDQSSYPSVVIDTLATRESIDENPDGTTTASNAGERVMDPPPQVKRGGGASRPSISPSTASGDNSQQGRLRQDHLCDREAAARPISPSTATGDNSQQGCLHQDRLCDYQADKRFCLEAHSRVHTGTHLYTCHLCPKFFFRKHHLKRHLCVHTGDRPFKCPLCLRGFVQRSKVKEHLRTHTGEKPWQCPSCPRRFSQKSSMEEHLCTHTGEKPFKCPSCPLSFSRKSSMEDHFAHSHR; the protein is encoded by the exons gcctcacTAATGCGATGAGCCTAGCTGAAAGTATCGCTGCCAAAATGGTATGCCACACCCCTTCGGAGGCCATCGGTCAGGTTGAGGTTGGCACGCAGTGCAGCTTCCCTCTGGCTGACAAGTCTGTTGGGTGCTGCTTCAGAGCAGGCAGCGAGTCAAGGAGTGTGCAGACTACAGAGACTGTGGATCAGTCGAGCTACCCCTCAG TTGTTATTGACACCTTGGCCACGCGGGAGAGCATTGACGAGAATCCTGATG GGACCACCACTGCGTCAAACGCTGGCGAGAGGGTAATGGACCCACCGCCACAAGTGAAAAGAGGTGGCGGAG CATCGAGGCCTTCTATTTCTCCATCAACAGCCAGTGGTGACAATTCACAGCAGGGACGCCTCCGCCAAGATCATCTCTGTGACCGTGAGGCTG CAGCAAGGCCTATTTCTCCATCAACAGCCACTGGTGACAATTCACAGCAGGGATGCCTCCACCAAGATCGTCTCTGTGACTATCAGGCTGATAAACGGTTTTGTCTGGAAGCTCATTCCAGGGTCCATACTGGCACGCATCTGTATACGTGCCATTTGTGCCCTAAGTTCTTCTTTAGAAAACACCACCTGAAGAGGCACTTGTGCGTCCACACAGGTGACCGGCCATTTAAATGTCCTTTATGCCTTCGGGGATTCGTACAACGGTCCAAGGTCAAggaacacctgcgcacccacacggGTGAAAAGCCATGGCAGTGTCCTTCATGCCCTCGAAGGTTCTCGCAAAAGTCCAGCATGGAAGAACACctgtgcacccacacaggcgagaagccatttaaATGCCCTTCATGCCCCCTGAGCTTCTCGCGCAAGTCCAGCATGGAAGACCACTTTGCGCactcacacaggtga
- the LOC135913737 gene encoding zinc finger protein 84-like isoform X3, with translation MSLAESIAAKMVCHTPSEAIGQVEVGTQCSFPLADKSVGCCFRAGSESRSVQTTETVDQSSYPSVVIDTLATRESIDENPDGTTTASNAGERVMDPPPQVKRGGGASRPSISPSTASGDNSQQGRLRQDHLCDREAGKLFRLDPHSRIHTGERSFKCNLCPKSFLKSDHLKRHLCVHTGERPFQCPSCLQTFTRKANLKAHLRTHTGEKPWQCPSCPQSFSHKSSMKSHVRTHTGEKPFQCPLCPQSFSHKVSMKSHLRTHTGEKPWQCPSCLQSFSHKSSMTDHLRNHTNEKPFQCPSCPQSFSRKSTMRGHLRTHTGEKPFQCPSCLQSFSRKTDLKTHLRTHTGEKPFQCPSCPRSFSQMTNLKDHLRTHTGEKPFQCPSCLQSFAVKSNLKVHLRTHTGEKPFQCPSCPQSFSHKSSMNKHLRSHTDGKPFQCTSCLQSFSRKTHLKTHLRTHASEKP, from the exons ATGAGCCTAGCTGAAAGTATCGCTGCCAAAATGGTATGCCACACCCCTTCGGAGGCCATCGGTCAGGTTGAGGTTGGCACGCAGTGCAGCTTCCCTCTGGCTGACAAGTCTGTTGGGTGCTGCTTCAGAGCAGGCAGCGAGTCAAGGAGTGTGCAGACTACAGAGACTGTGGATCAGTCGAGCTACCCCTCAG TTGTTATTGACACCTTGGCCACGCGGGAGAGCATTGACGAGAATCCTGATG GGACCACCACTGCGTCAAACGCTGGCGAGAGGGTAATGGACCCACCGCCACAAGTGAAAAGAGGTGGCGGAG CATCGAGGCCTTCTATTTCTCCATCAACAGCCAGTGGTGACAATTCACAGCAGGGACGCCTCCGCCAAGATCATCTCTGTGACCGTGAGGCTGGTAAACTGTTTCGTCTGGATCCTCATTCCAGGATCCACACTGGCGAGCGTTCATTTAAGTGCAATTTGTGCCCTAAGAGCTTCTTAAAAAGTGACCACCTAAAGAGGCACTTGTGCGTCCACACGGGCGAGCGGCCATTTCAATGTCCTTCATGCCTTCAGACGTTCACACGAAAAGCCAACCtaaaagcccacctgcgcacccacacaggtgagaagccttggcagtgcccttcatgccctcaaagcttctcgcACAAGTCCAGTATGAAAAGCCACgtacgcacccacacaggcgagaagccatttcaatgccctttatgccctcaaagcttctcacatAAGGTCAGCATGAAAAGCCacttgcgcacccacacaggtgaaaaGCCGTGGCAGTGTccttcatgccttcagagctTCTCGCATAAGTCCAGCATGACAGATCACCTGCGAAACCACACAAACGaaaagccatttcaatgcccttcatgccctcagagcttctcgcGCAAGTCCACCATGCGGggacacctgcgcacccacacaggcgagaagccatttcaatgcccttcatgtcTTCAGAGTTTCTCGCGAAAGACCGACCTGAAAActcacctgcgcacccacacaggagagaagccatttcagtgcccttcatgccctcggagcttctcacaaatGACAAACCTGAAAGACCACCTGCGCactcacacaggtgagaagccatttcagtgcccttcatgccttcagagctTTGCAGTAAAGAGCAACCTGAaagtccacctgcgcacccacacaggtgagaagccgtttcaatgcccttcatgccctcaaagcttctcgcATAAGTCCAGCATGAACAAACATTTGCGAAGCCACACAGACGGGAAGCCATTTCAATGCACTTCATGCCTTCAAAGCTTCTCACGAAAGACCCACCTGAAaacccacctgcgcacccacgcAAGTGAGAAACCGTGA